The window atcatCATGTTTGATCTGATCCAAAGAACTAATCTAATGTGGAtattatgcaggttcgtgtggAGCCCTTCTGCAACCCATCTGGCAACCATAATTGGATACGGTTGTAATTACTGTATGCTGCAGTCCAGCAAGAGATCAAACCAGGCTTTTTGCTCGAGTttttgactcagacctgaacttcaacagccatctaaagtttatcactaaatctgcctattaccacctaaaaaacattgctagaattaaggggattctgtctaaataagacatggaaaaacgtattcatgcattcattttcagtaggttggattattgcaatggcatctttacaggccgtaacaagaaatcaatcaggcagctgcagctgatccagaacgctgatccagagtccttacaaacaccaggaaactggaccacattacaccggtcatgaaatcactacactggcttccagtgagtcaaaggatagagtttaaaatcttactgctggtctacaaagacctgaatggtcttggaccaaaatacatggttgatctgttagttcctatgaagctcccagacccctgaggttcatctggatctggtttgttgtggttcccaagaaccagaaccaagcaaggtgaggcagcgttcagttattctggtcctcaccggtggaacaaacttcctgtttgtttctttgttttattaagatccccattagcttttgcaaaaagcagcagctattcttcctggggtcttcaTATACTCATAAGTGACAATACAGTGTACACACAATACAAACCAAACAAATtcacacatacaaaacatataaacaagaaaacatacAAGACAAGCTCCTACATTGAATCATCACGAATACTTTTGTTTACATTGCAAAGATGCCATGACCCAACAATATGAGTTAAATattgaattatttaattaattattaaatattaatccTTAAAATTTTGTGTTGAATAATAATCttttagtttcattttaaaacttaGCACATTTTTCTGTTGCGTTACATAATCAGGAAGTAAATTCCACTCCTTCATTGCTCTGTGTATCACTGTGCCAGCAGATGTGTTAGATTTTAGGAAGGTAAAGCAGCCTCTAGCAGCATGTCTTGTTGAATAGTTATGAGTTTCTGAACTGAAGGTAAATTTTCTATACAAAAGTCTTGGCATTTTTGTAATAATAACATTTCTTATAAAGACCATCAACAAGTACAAAAATCTATTTCTTATATCTAGCCAGCAGAGACTGTCATGCATTTTAGCAACATTTGTCCTTCTTCCACATGAAAGAGCAACACGTGctgctttattctttattctgagCCAGTTGCAGCTTTCTTATATTTCCCAATGATGTGTTTGACCAGACAACAGTACAATAATTCATATGTGACAAAACCTGTAAACCTgtaggtctgctccaactgtcagctcctttaaatcagggttaaaaacattactgtttactcaagctactcttaaattaaatacttacctgctggactctactgcccttatttttaacagcttgtgctttttattattttacttcttttcttatcatcttattcataattttattcaattagtttagtttatttagcaatataagacaaatatgaacaaaaaatgaaaaacaatgaaataacatgcaaggaaaggaagaagcctggtggctcaTATAGAAtcatttccatatatgaataaaaaacaaaacaaagctacacaagggagagtaaaaaaaaaaaaaaaaacacaagaaaatgtaactcagatcaaataatgaacattacaaagatgaaacaataagaaagttttttaaatgttttttgaatattggcaaggatggtgatgatttaagagatttattgagtgaattccacaagtgggggCCTCTGTAGgtgatgaaagattgatgtttccatgttctacaaaacggtaaattaaaatcatctttgtgccttgtggcataagaatgaatatcggaattaacacaaatcttatttgttatttactgtctaattatgtcttgccgcttttaatgtcaatgtaaagcactttgaattagcttgtgttgaattgtgctatacaaataaacttgccttgcctggaGTCCTTAGCAGCAGATCTCTTCTATAGACTCCTCAAAGCAGCATTGGCTAACTTTCCCTAATCTTTGACACGTCAAAAAAGAGCTGCTCTGACAAAGACACAAACACTTCAACAATGTATTGATTGCGTTTTGCGCATGAAGCCAGTGTTAAATCCTCTCTTGAACACAACTCCAACAATGCCCTTGGAAAACAGATTTCCTGATCAAGTGGCTGACACCACGAGAGCTTCACAGGCGGGAACCCGTCCCTGTTGTTTTAAAGGGCAGCCATTTTGGATTAATGTTGATCTGAAGCGTCACCTGTTCAAAGACTTTCCACTCTGTCATTGTTAAGTGTCTAATATGAGCCCTTACACCAGAACTTTTAATTAACTTTCCTCCACAACAACATACTTGATCCCAGCGGGAGTTCTACCCAAGTGTTTGCTAATTCTTCCGGCCAATTTCCTGagcacaaaagaaagaaaaagacaaaatgtccaACGTGGTCAATTCCATGCATCAAAAATGATATAAAAACCTGGGACATAAACGAGAAGTCAGAACAGCCTTGGAAGACATCTGGAACGAGAGCCATCTCCCCGAGCCAGCGTCTCACATCCCCTGGAAGATCTTTACCATGAGGCAGTCGCTCATGTCGCTCATCTACATCGTAGCACTCCTGCTAGAGTGTTACGCGCTGTCGGCTGCCTTACCCATGGGTAATGCTGAAGACAGATCATTGGAGCAGGATGCTTTTACCTCCTTGCTGACTGATGAAGCAACAGAAAACACTCTAGGTGATGCAGATATGGCCGCCATGACCAAAACCAGAGTGCCGAGGGTAATTGTCGTGGCTGCTGATCCAAGCCTTTGGAGGGACATGCGAGTGCTGCACAACGGACTGTCCGCCTACAAGCGTACCGCTGATGACAGCAGCCAGGGCTCCGAGCACAGAGACCAGCAGCTGAACATCCCCATCCTGAGGAGGGACACCATGAGGTGCATGGTCGGCCGGGTGTACCGGCCTTGCTGGGAGGTCTAGGACAGTTTACTCTGCTCTTTCATGAGACCACACAGAGGACGACAACAAAGTTCTTTCCTGCCTTACGCTGTGCTGTAAAATCATCTCGTAATCTGTCTGTAAATGACTTCAGATATGAGAATAAATATACTTGAATTCCGACTTATGTTGTTTGTGTATTTGGGTCGTAGTTTTCTGCAAAAGTTGAGATGATGATGGTcaatttatgaatgaatgaatgaatgaattaagtttattcagtcatgacaacacaaaacaacaccaaaaaacattgtgcacagcattaacatctcatacaaaaccaaaaaatgtgttgaacaataactgaaaaggcataggctgaagcaaaatgcttataaaagcctatcctattgtaccaactttctttttttggctaccgacctccagaaaaccaaaaagagaatagaaaagcaaagaaacaaaaaaaggcaaagaaacaatagaaaaacaaagaaacatttacagatggtcaattgcacttataagcttcaaaaatagctttacaaaccattttcttaaatacaaaaaaagaatgacatgtttttaaatttatgttggcatcattccagaatttaactccagtgatggagacacatctccttttcataccttttttagctatttgtactgtgaaattgctgacacctctaagattgtaacgagtctcctgaattgaaaagaacctctgtattgggtcagggagcatttttgatttagctttgaacataatttgcattgCATCAatgctttaaattaatttgtaaaCAGTGATACAGATACAGTAGTTAAATTATTGGCATATAAAGGTCCTGGTGGGTTCATGTTAAACTAAGCAAGTCACCTCGAAAATATGGATTTCACTCTAGGGAAGTGTATTTCTGAATTGCTCCTGATGAGTTTTCTGCAGTATGTATTATAGCTGCTTTAACATCTAGTCAGAAATCTTTTTTCGGTCTGATTTACAAAACGTCTGTAATGGGAATAAAATGTTCGATAGCCTCTGCTTGGTCAGTCGCAGCAGCATCTGTAACTCTTAAAATATGTACAAATTTCCACAAAAAGCCTGTTTTGTTGCATCAGATCCTGCTTACCAGTAAATAGCCACTGTCTTACGTGTGttggcagccggctgcctgcATGCTTTTTGGGAAAGTATTTAGCAATGGCACAAGCCCTCATCGCCTAAAAGAATAGGGTCCATCATAATTACACCCAGTGATTAGGATTAAGTAGTGCATCTGCCTTCAAATAGCAGAGCCAGGATTCAACAGGAAATTACCTCTCAGTCATTCAGGACTAAAGTCAGAAATCCTGCTTATTATTTAGCTGTTTTATTGAAATGTTGCTGTTGTAAAATGCTCATGAAGACGATTTGTTCCTGCAGTCATTGTATTGTGACTGATGGATTCCAGACGGCCACAGACTACATGATCTGACAGCGACTCAGTCCCCCTCCGAACCATGTTTCATGATTGGTCCTTGCACAAATGAATTGTAACGCATGAGAGCAGTCACGATTCAAACTCTCTCTTTTTAGTTTTCACAAGAATAACAGAAGAAAGGCAGTTGTACAGGAAGTatatcattcattcataacGGTTAGGTTTACTCACTAAAACCTTTGGTGGTCTTTTTTGTTGGCAGTTGAACTCATCTAGCTAAATGTTACGATCACAAGTTGGAACACTCGGCTCAACTCTGTAACCAGAACATAAAAGGACACCACACTCGAGTTTAGGTTGcgtatataattaaaaaaaaactggtttATTCACAAACCAAGAAAAATCACCATAACTTAACAACAGAGTCTGGAGGCCagaccaaacaaaacaataaacaaaggaaaagaccaCGAGGGAAGCCTGAGCCAACCACGCAGTGGGCCGTCGGACCCAGAACCTCTCTCCTTAACCTAACAAGAACAGGAACCTAACCTCAAAACAAAAACCGAGGAAAGAAAACCAAACTGACAGAC of the Cololabis saira isolate AMF1-May2022 chromosome 11, fColSai1.1, whole genome shotgun sequence genome contains:
- the pmchl gene encoding pro-melanin-concentrating hormone, like; translated protein: MRQSLMSLIYIVALLLECYALSAALPMGNAEDRSLEQDAFTSLLTDEATENTLGDADMAAMTKTRVPRVIVVAADPSLWRDMRVLHNGLSAYKRTADDSSQGSEHRDQQLNIPILRRDTMRCMVGRVYRPCWEV